The Streptomyces camelliae genome window below encodes:
- a CDS encoding MFS transporter translates to MLRDFRLLWSANAADGVGSQASGTVLPLLLLGMGSSPQTVGLLAGVSTAVGLLLGPLVALPADRGARKRMMTGSAAVAALAIGGAALALAAGRPPLGLILAAVLVERLATACFEAAARGTVVLICPGPEQPRAIARLTAADQGALIAGPMLGGVLYQAARALPFLADALSYVISALCVSALRADLTAPVTRQRGEGPLREGAAGLRLVRSSPVLRLVLVWATLVNAVVVALYYGAVFTLRRDGHAGAVLGAILALSGTAGLAGALAAPRVARRYGAPRVVTAVTWLLVPLAAALASVTGAWAYGLLFGLVCLLMPLASVVLQTRALQVTEPALQARTGAVLATATTGAAALAPVLAGTLADRVSDAAPAIVCGVLLALLAAHSSRRPVRGLLAAEAVR, encoded by the coding sequence GTGTTACGCGACTTCCGGCTTCTGTGGTCGGCCAACGCCGCCGACGGGGTCGGCAGTCAGGCCTCCGGCACCGTCCTCCCGCTGCTCCTGCTGGGGATGGGCAGCTCGCCCCAGACGGTCGGCCTGCTCGCCGGTGTCTCCACCGCCGTCGGGCTCCTGCTCGGCCCGCTCGTCGCGTTACCCGCGGACCGGGGCGCTCGCAAGCGGATGATGACCGGGTCCGCGGCCGTCGCCGCGCTCGCCATCGGCGGTGCGGCACTCGCCCTCGCCGCCGGCCGGCCACCCCTGGGCCTGATCCTCGCCGCCGTACTGGTCGAACGCCTGGCGACCGCCTGCTTCGAGGCTGCGGCCCGGGGAACGGTCGTACTCATCTGCCCGGGACCCGAGCAGCCCCGGGCGATCGCCCGGCTCACCGCCGCCGACCAAGGCGCGCTGATCGCCGGCCCGATGCTCGGCGGGGTCCTCTACCAGGCCGCCCGCGCGCTGCCGTTCCTCGCCGACGCCCTCTCCTACGTCATCAGCGCACTGTGCGTCTCGGCCCTGCGCGCGGACCTCACCGCACCGGTCACGCGGCAGCGCGGCGAGGGACCGCTGCGGGAGGGCGCGGCCGGGCTGCGGCTGGTGCGTTCCTCACCGGTGCTGCGGCTGGTCCTGGTCTGGGCCACCCTCGTCAACGCCGTCGTGGTGGCGCTGTACTACGGAGCCGTCTTCACCCTCCGCCGAGACGGCCACGCCGGCGCCGTGCTCGGCGCGATCCTCGCCCTGTCGGGCACCGCGGGCCTGGCGGGCGCGCTCGCCGCGCCGCGCGTGGCCCGGCGCTACGGCGCACCACGAGTCGTGACCGCCGTGACCTGGCTGCTCGTCCCGCTCGCGGCCGCGCTCGCCAGTGTCACCGGGGCATGGGCGTACGGGCTGCTGTTCGGCCTGGTGTGTCTGCTGATGCCACTCGCCTCCGTCGTGCTCCAGACGCGTGCCCTCCAGGTCACCGAGCCCGCGTTGCAGGCCCGCACCGGCGCGGTCCTGGCCACCGCGACCACGGGTGCCGCCGCCCTGGCACCCGTCCTCGCCGGAACACTCGCCGACCGGGTCTCCGACGCCGCGCCCGCGATCGTCTGCGGAGTGCTGCTGGCCCTGCTCGCGGCGCACAGCTCCCGGCGTCCGGTACGCGGCCTGCTCGCGGCGGAGGCCGTCCGGTGA
- a CDS encoding carbohydrate ABC transporter permease: protein MTTTALLRKRVAWGRIALHAGCLAALLVMLYPLAWLLATSLKPANEVIASLDLLPSHIAWSNYTTALDGVNGVSIWRLLGNSLLIAGGAVLGNVFSCSLAAYAFARLRFRMRRPLFAFMIATIMLPHHAVLIPQYIIFNKLGLVNTYWPLILPKFLATEAFFVFLIVQFMRGLPRELEEAARIDGCGPFRSFFSIVLPLTRPALITTAIFTFIWTWNDFFTQLIYLFDPDKFTLTLALRSFVDASSQSSFGPMFAMSVIALLPIVLFFLAFQRFLVEGMASSGLKG, encoded by the coding sequence ATGACCACAACTGCCCTTCTCCGCAAGCGGGTTGCCTGGGGACGGATCGCCCTGCACGCCGGCTGCCTGGCCGCTCTGCTCGTCATGCTGTACCCGCTGGCCTGGCTGCTGGCCACCTCGCTGAAGCCCGCGAACGAGGTCATCGCCAGCCTCGACCTGCTGCCCAGCCACATCGCATGGTCGAACTACACCACCGCCCTGGACGGCGTGAACGGCGTCTCCATCTGGCGGCTGCTCGGCAACTCGCTGCTGATCGCGGGCGGCGCCGTCCTCGGCAACGTGTTCAGCTGCTCCCTCGCCGCCTACGCCTTCGCCCGGCTCCGCTTCCGGATGCGCCGCCCGCTGTTCGCCTTCATGATCGCCACGATCATGCTGCCGCACCACGCGGTCCTGATCCCGCAGTACATCATCTTCAACAAGCTCGGCCTGGTGAACACCTACTGGCCGCTGATCCTGCCGAAGTTCCTCGCCACCGAGGCGTTCTTCGTCTTCCTCATCGTGCAGTTCATGCGCGGCCTGCCCCGGGAACTGGAGGAGGCCGCCCGCATCGACGGCTGCGGGCCCTTCCGCAGCTTCTTCTCCATCGTCCTGCCGCTGACCCGGCCCGCCCTGATCACCACCGCGATCTTCACGTTCATCTGGACCTGGAACGACTTCTTCACCCAGCTCATCTACCTCTTCGACCCGGACAAGTTCACCCTCACCCTGGCGCTGCGCTCCTTCGTGGACGCCTCCAGCCAGTCGTCGTTCGGCCCGATGTTCGCGATGTCGGTGATCGCCCTGCTGCCGATCGTGCTGTTCTTCCTCGCCTTCCAGCGCTTCCTCGTGGAGGGCATGGCCAGCTCCGGGCTGAAGGGGTGA
- a CDS encoding carbohydrate ABC transporter permease, which produces MTTTDVPAPTAHRSAASAQRRPTRERQGAAWVFLSPWVLGATVLTLLPMAVSLYLSFTDYDLFDPPHWVGLRNYVQMFTEDPRYWRSVLTTLTYVVIAVPLQLGLALVVALALKGMKRGKGFYRSAFYAPSLLGASMSVALVWRAVFNDGGTVDHLLGTGGWVNQPGWALLAVALLTVWQFGAPMVIFLAGLQQIPAELYEAAAVDGAGKWRQFVSVTVPMLSPVLFFNLVLQTIQAFQVFTPAFAISAGKGGPADSTLVYTLYLYDRGFVASHMGYASAMAWVLLLVIGAVTAVLFRTSRSWVFYASEGER; this is translated from the coding sequence ATGACCACCACCGACGTCCCCGCGCCCACCGCCCACCGGTCCGCCGCCTCGGCACAGCGCCGCCCGACACGCGAACGCCAGGGCGCCGCCTGGGTGTTCCTCTCCCCGTGGGTGCTCGGCGCGACCGTGCTGACCCTGCTGCCGATGGCCGTGTCGCTGTATCTGTCGTTCACCGACTACGACCTGTTCGACCCGCCGCACTGGGTGGGCCTGCGCAACTACGTGCAGATGTTCACCGAGGACCCGCGCTACTGGCGCTCGGTGCTGACGACTCTCACCTATGTCGTCATCGCCGTACCCCTCCAGCTGGGCCTCGCGCTGGTGGTCGCCCTCGCCCTGAAAGGCATGAAACGCGGTAAGGGCTTCTACCGCTCCGCGTTCTACGCCCCCTCGCTGCTGGGCGCGTCGATGTCCGTCGCCCTGGTGTGGCGGGCGGTCTTCAACGACGGCGGTACCGTGGACCATCTCCTCGGCACCGGCGGCTGGGTCAACCAGCCGGGCTGGGCCCTGCTGGCCGTCGCCCTGCTGACGGTCTGGCAGTTCGGCGCCCCCATGGTCATCTTCCTCGCCGGACTCCAGCAGATACCCGCCGAGCTGTACGAGGCAGCCGCCGTCGACGGGGCGGGGAAATGGCGGCAGTTCGTCTCCGTGACCGTGCCGATGCTGTCCCCGGTGCTGTTCTTCAACCTGGTCCTCCAGACCATCCAGGCCTTCCAGGTCTTCACCCCCGCCTTCGCGATCAGCGCCGGCAAGGGCGGCCCCGCCGACTCCACGCTGGTCTACACCCTCTACCTCTACGACCGGGGCTTCGTCGCCTCCCACATGGGCTACGCCTCCGCCATGGCCTGGGTCCTGCTGCTCGTCATCGGAGCCGTCACCGCCGTACTCTTCCGCACCTCACGCTCCTGGGTCTTCTACGCCTCCGAGGGGGAGCGATGA
- a CDS encoding ABC transporter substrate-binding protein — MPGHRTKGFCSSAAALALCAVLAGCGGSGESADGGRIVLRYTWWGNPDRAARTEKAVALFEQRHPDVRVQTSFSGYDAYKQKLATQAAGGDAPDVMQLDYRQIDQYASGGVLLDLGRQRRLLRTDGIDPGLLATGRVRGAQYAVPQGRGTETVVYDVQAWRRSGVPLPGRGWTWDQWADAMRALAKKTGRPGGTDPGQSEDAFEIWLRGQGKSLYTKDRGLGFTAADLTRWWTFTDRLRREGAVSPAEQTTQLDGSVENTPLGRGKATSDVNWDAPASGYGALVKGGVALAPMPSGADGTPGQYFKPSMFLGIGAHTHHATQAAQLIDFLVNDPDAAKILGATRGIPVNETIRKDIGPRLTGFDRTVADYQASLEGTLKDPPQAPPSGDNALQTTFQRDYDQVSYERMSPRTAAENYVTEAKAELRS, encoded by the coding sequence ATGCCCGGACACAGGACAAAGGGGTTCTGCTCGTCGGCCGCCGCACTTGCCCTGTGCGCGGTGCTGGCCGGCTGCGGCGGATCCGGGGAGTCGGCCGACGGCGGCAGGATCGTGCTGCGCTACACGTGGTGGGGCAACCCCGACCGCGCCGCGCGCACCGAGAAGGCCGTCGCCCTGTTCGAACAGCGGCATCCGGACGTACGGGTGCAGACGTCGTTCTCCGGCTACGACGCCTACAAGCAGAAGCTCGCCACCCAGGCCGCCGGCGGCGACGCACCCGACGTGATGCAGCTCGACTACCGGCAGATCGACCAGTACGCCTCCGGCGGCGTCCTGCTCGACCTGGGCCGGCAGCGGCGGTTACTGCGCACCGACGGCATCGACCCCGGACTGCTCGCCACCGGTCGGGTCCGCGGCGCGCAGTACGCGGTTCCGCAGGGCCGGGGTACCGAGACCGTCGTCTACGACGTCCAGGCCTGGCGCCGCTCCGGAGTGCCGCTGCCCGGCCGCGGCTGGACCTGGGACCAGTGGGCCGACGCGATGCGCGCCCTGGCGAAGAAGACCGGCCGGCCGGGCGGCACCGACCCCGGGCAGAGCGAGGACGCCTTCGAGATCTGGCTGCGCGGCCAGGGCAAGTCCCTCTACACCAAGGACCGGGGGCTCGGCTTCACCGCCGCCGACCTCACCCGCTGGTGGACCTTCACCGACCGGCTGCGCCGCGAGGGCGCCGTATCGCCCGCCGAGCAGACCACCCAGCTCGACGGATCCGTCGAGAACACCCCGCTCGGCCGCGGCAAGGCCACCTCCGACGTCAACTGGGACGCGCCCGCCAGCGGTTACGGCGCCCTCGTCAAGGGCGGCGTGGCGCTCGCCCCGATGCCCTCCGGCGCGGACGGCACCCCCGGCCAGTACTTCAAGCCGTCGATGTTCCTCGGTATCGGAGCCCACACCCATCACGCCACGCAGGCAGCCCAGTTGATCGACTTCCTCGTCAACGACCCCGACGCGGCGAAGATCCTCGGCGCGACCCGCGGCATCCCCGTCAACGAGACGATCCGCAAGGACATCGGACCGCGGCTCACCGGCTTCGACCGGACCGTCGCCGACTACCAGGCCTCCCTGGAAGGCACCCTCAAGGACCCGCCGCAGGCCCCGCCCTCCGGCGACAACGCGCTGCAGACCACCTTCCAGCGCGACTACGACCAGGTGTCGTACGAGCGCATGTCGCCCCGCACGGCGGCCGAGAACTATGTCACCGAGGCGAAGGCGGAGCTGAGGTCATGA
- a CDS encoding cupin domain-containing protein, which yields MVSEPSSPLPGAVGLSHLSAYDWEAADGVCGGSPHLHLVCTEAYVVTAGRGAVQTLSPDGYRDIPLEPGSLAWFTPGTVHRMVQGGDLRITVLMQNSGLPEAGDAVFTFPPEVLADPERYAAAATLPPGTGPDTEAAARRRRDLAVEGYLALREAMIAGDNGPYRAFQRAAARLVRARVPAWRELWRAGALAAAERTGAQLDALESGEPAYLADATAYRSEPSRVGGFGMCGRRDEYALPGTTLPYDGKPTA from the coding sequence GTGGTGAGCGAACCGTCCTCCCCCCTGCCCGGCGCCGTCGGTCTGTCGCACCTGAGCGCCTACGACTGGGAGGCCGCCGACGGTGTCTGCGGCGGCAGCCCGCATCTGCACCTGGTCTGCACCGAGGCGTACGTCGTCACCGCCGGCCGGGGTGCGGTGCAGACCCTGAGCCCCGACGGCTACCGGGACATCCCGCTGGAGCCCGGCTCGCTCGCCTGGTTCACCCCGGGCACCGTGCACCGCATGGTGCAGGGCGGCGATCTGCGGATCACGGTGCTCATGCAGAACAGCGGCCTGCCCGAGGCCGGGGACGCCGTGTTCACCTTCCCGCCCGAGGTGCTCGCCGACCCCGAGCGGTACGCGGCCGCCGCCACCCTCCCGCCGGGCACCGGCCCGGACACCGAGGCCGCCGCCCGGCGCCGCCGTGACCTGGCCGTCGAGGGCTATCTCGCCCTGCGCGAGGCCATGATCGCCGGCGACAACGGCCCGTACCGCGCGTTCCAGCGGGCCGCCGCCCGCCTGGTCCGGGCCCGGGTGCCCGCCTGGCGCGAGCTGTGGCGGGCCGGCGCCCTCGCCGCCGCCGAACGCACCGGCGCCCAGCTCGACGCCCTGGAGTCGGGCGAGCCGGCCTACCTCGCCGACGCGACCGCGTACCGGAGCGAGCCGAGTCGCGTGGGCGGCTTCGGGATGTGCGGGCGCCGGGACGAGTACGCCCTGCCCGGCACGACACTGCCCTACGACGGCAAGCCGACGGCCTAG
- a CDS encoding PmoA family protein, which yields MSIRVSHVHGEHLAVQASNGTEILRYVYRPDPDAFEARKPYAHPLRTLAGRTVTGYRPNDHRWHKGLQMTASHLSGQNFWGGNCYVHGEGYLRLPDRVGSMRHDGFTEIAVTDERLDVTEELTWVENGGREWAREVRGLTVHSVDEEAGAWTLDWSIHLTNTHDKPLLFGSPTTAGREMAGYTGLQWRGPRDFTGGAVFTPDSEPGVGAEKMMGSQGPWLAFTTEHDETDAHSTLVFAHAPENLDESSAIHASHWFVRSEPIPTVAFSWAFFEEFALPPGESFGYRYRVVIADGAWDRDRVTRHLEGLPW from the coding sequence ATGAGCATCCGAGTCAGCCACGTCCACGGTGAGCACCTCGCGGTCCAGGCATCCAATGGAACCGAGATCCTCCGCTACGTCTACCGGCCCGACCCGGACGCCTTCGAGGCCCGCAAGCCCTACGCCCACCCCCTGCGCACCCTCGCCGGGCGCACGGTGACCGGTTACCGGCCGAACGACCACCGCTGGCACAAGGGCCTGCAGATGACGGCCAGTCATCTGTCCGGGCAGAACTTCTGGGGCGGCAACTGCTATGTGCACGGCGAGGGTTACCTGCGGCTGCCCGACCGGGTCGGCTCGATGCGGCACGACGGCTTCACCGAGATCGCCGTGACCGATGAACGCCTCGATGTCACCGAGGAGTTGACCTGGGTCGAGAACGGCGGCCGGGAATGGGCGCGCGAGGTGCGTGGCCTGACGGTGCACTCGGTGGACGAGGAGGCCGGCGCCTGGACCCTGGACTGGTCCATCCACCTCACCAACACGCATGACAAACCTCTGCTGTTCGGCTCGCCGACCACCGCCGGCCGCGAGATGGCCGGCTACACCGGGCTCCAGTGGCGCGGTCCGCGCGACTTCACCGGTGGCGCCGTGTTCACGCCCGACTCCGAACCGGGCGTCGGCGCCGAGAAAATGATGGGCAGTCAGGGGCCCTGGCTGGCCTTCACCACCGAACACGACGAGACCGATGCCCACTCCACCCTCGTCTTCGCGCACGCCCCGGAGAACCTCGACGAGTCGTCCGCGATCCACGCCTCGCACTGGTTCGTCCGCTCCGAGCCGATCCCGACCGTCGCGTTCTCCTGGGCCTTCTTCGAGGAGTTCGCCCTGCCGCCGGGGGAGAGCTTCGGCTACCGCTACCGGGTGGTGATCGCCGACGGCGCCTGGGACCGCGACCGGGTCACCCGCCACCTGGAGGGCCTGCCGTGGTGA
- a CDS encoding Gfo/Idh/MocA family protein, with the protein MPLSAPRRRVAVIGTGAIVTGSHLPALRAHAERVELVAAVDVDEGRLEAFRQEAGARVAGFTSTEAMLDAVRPDLVLIGTPPALHREQTVAALKAGAWVLCEKPLCLSLAEYDDIAAAEEASGAYASVIFQHRYGSGAVHARDLITRGELGTPLVAHCQTTWHRDAGYYAVPWRGRWASEGGGPTMGHGIHQYDLLLHLLGEWEEVRAMAGRLVHDVESEDVSTALVRFRGGALATVVNSVLSPHEVSRIRVDCADATLELTHLYGHSNDDWVYTPAPHVDPERAAAWRTPAQDVPSSHIAQLGTLLDAFDRGERPPGSGPEARATLEFAAALYKAAFTGQPVRKGEIGPGDPYYAAMHGDHPDWAPKERA; encoded by the coding sequence ATGCCCTTGTCCGCACCCCGCCGCCGTGTCGCTGTCATCGGCACCGGCGCCATCGTCACCGGCAGTCATCTTCCCGCGCTCAGAGCCCATGCGGAGCGCGTCGAACTCGTCGCCGCCGTCGATGTGGACGAGGGGAGACTGGAGGCCTTCCGGCAGGAGGCGGGTGCGCGGGTCGCCGGGTTCACCTCGACCGAGGCCATGCTCGACGCCGTACGCCCCGATCTCGTTCTCATCGGCACCCCGCCCGCCCTGCACCGTGAGCAGACCGTGGCCGCGCTCAAAGCGGGCGCCTGGGTGCTGTGTGAGAAGCCGCTGTGTCTGTCGCTGGCCGAGTACGACGACATCGCCGCCGCCGAGGAGGCCTCCGGCGCCTACGCCTCGGTCATCTTCCAGCACCGCTACGGCTCCGGTGCCGTACACGCCCGGGACCTGATCACGCGCGGCGAGCTGGGCACCCCGCTGGTCGCGCACTGCCAGACCACCTGGCACCGGGACGCCGGCTACTACGCCGTGCCGTGGCGCGGCCGGTGGGCGAGCGAGGGCGGCGGGCCGACCATGGGGCACGGCATCCACCAGTACGACCTGCTGCTGCACCTGCTGGGGGAGTGGGAGGAGGTGCGGGCCATGGCGGGCCGGCTGGTCCACGACGTCGAGAGCGAGGACGTCTCCACCGCCCTGGTCCGCTTCCGCGGCGGTGCGCTCGCCACCGTCGTCAACAGTGTCCTGTCTCCGCACGAGGTCAGCCGCATCCGCGTCGACTGCGCCGACGCCACACTGGAACTGACCCATCTGTACGGGCACAGCAACGACGACTGGGTGTACACCCCCGCGCCGCACGTCGATCCCGAGCGAGCCGCGGCCTGGCGGACCCCGGCGCAGGACGTGCCCAGCTCGCACATCGCCCAGCTCGGCACCCTCCTCGACGCGTTCGACCGCGGCGAGCGTCCCCCGGGCAGCGGTCCCGAGGCGCGCGCCACCCTGGAGTTCGCCGCCGCCCTGTACAAGGCGGCGTTCACCGGGCAGCCGGTGCGTAAGGGCGAGATCGGCCCCGGCGACCCCTACTACGCGGCCATGCACGGCGACCACCCCGACTGGGCCCCGAAGGAGCGCGCATGA
- a CDS encoding MarR family transcriptional regulator: MVVVDGVPEPHTGWTFLTSHARVLASIADNHNVRIRDIAARCRLTERAVQKIISDLERDGYLSHTRKGRVNQYRIDPSKILRHPAEAGLTVASLLSMLIRDEAERHGATERSQADS, from the coding sequence ATGGTGGTAGTCGACGGAGTGCCCGAGCCGCACACCGGATGGACGTTCCTGACCAGTCACGCGCGCGTCCTGGCCAGCATCGCGGACAACCACAATGTGCGCATCCGTGACATCGCGGCCCGCTGCCGGCTCACGGAACGTGCCGTCCAGAAGATCATCTCCGATCTGGAGCGGGACGGTTACCTGTCCCACACCCGCAAGGGGCGCGTCAACCAGTACAGGATCGATCCGAGCAAGATCCTGCGCCATCCGGCCGAGGCCGGCCTGACCGTGGCCTCTCTGCTGTCGATGCTGATCAGGGACGAGGCCGAGCGCCATGGCGCCACCGAGCGGTCGCAGGCGGATTCCTGA
- a CDS encoding ANTAR domain-containing protein: MPEQSSERPSISANGHRPSPPAKAQLLVQAGRGHRRVTVTVRGEFFLDDSQSLRHALCDALARSAQGVELDLSGLTFADCSALNVLLAVRREAVETGKSVTVTAASPAAERLLTFTDTYDLFSARHDDAGPPVGTPTPPGKPGRRQEDTDDGLLQTELVQLRRALRTRPDIDLARGILMASFGLDADQAWEVLVTASQHTNTKLHRLASDVVTTVRGTSLPEPIRRQLTAAVARTRHANGHPRRPTLTDSARQAVCRTQEHS, from the coding sequence ATGCCGGAACAATCCTCCGAGAGGCCGTCGATCAGTGCGAACGGCCACCGCCCGTCTCCTCCTGCGAAGGCCCAGCTGCTGGTGCAGGCGGGGCGGGGACACCGCCGTGTGACCGTCACCGTGAGAGGCGAGTTCTTCCTCGACGACAGCCAGAGCCTGCGGCACGCCCTGTGCGACGCCCTCGCGAGGTCGGCGCAGGGAGTCGAACTGGACCTGAGCGGGCTGACGTTCGCCGACTGCTCCGCACTCAACGTGCTGCTGGCCGTGCGCCGCGAGGCGGTCGAGACGGGAAAGAGCGTCACCGTCACCGCTGCCAGCCCCGCCGCGGAGCGGCTGCTGACCTTCACGGACACCTACGACCTCTTCTCGGCCCGGCACGACGACGCCGGCCCGCCCGTCGGGACACCCACGCCCCCCGGGAAGCCCGGACGGCGGCAGGAGGACACCGACGACGGCCTCCTGCAGACCGAGCTCGTCCAGCTCCGGCGTGCGCTGCGCACCCGCCCGGACATCGACCTGGCCCGCGGCATCCTCATGGCGTCCTTCGGTCTGGATGCCGACCAGGCATGGGAAGTGCTGGTCACGGCCTCCCAGCACACCAACACCAAGCTGCATCGCCTGGCCAGCGACGTGGTGACCACGGTGCGGGGCACTTCTTTGCCGGAACCCATCCGCAGACAGCTCACGGCGGCCGTCGCCAGAACGCGCCACGCGAACGGTCATCCGCGCCGCCCTACCCTCACGGACTCGGCTCGGCAGGCGGTGTGCCGGACACAGGAGCACTCGTAG
- a CDS encoding FAD-dependent oxidoreductase, with protein MNRTRTAIVIGGGIAGPVAALALRRAGIEAAVHESHATTADGIGGALSVAPNGRAALGLVGVDRIGAPMNAIVLQNHKGRVITEIRQPMQFSWRADLYRRLYDLALDQGVAVHHGHELADVRESGTGIRAVFADGTVSEEADILIGADGLRSTVRRLIDPRAPQPRYSGLLGFGARVDGAGRPPTGDRMYMSFGRRAFFGHQSFDDGTGVWFANLPHPYLTWTHVRQTTNEEWLRRLGEAFADDRVPALDLLRRTPPQDLVTAGPMEDLPHVPHWHRGRMVLVGDSAHATSPSSGQGASLAAESAVELARALRDLPYPQAFTAYERARRARVERVIAQAARTNSGKAAGPVGRTFRDALLPLFARFATPERMAWQYDHRINWEAPIAA; from the coding sequence ATGAACCGCACCCGCACCGCCATCGTCATCGGAGGCGGTATCGCCGGCCCGGTCGCGGCCCTCGCGCTGCGCCGGGCCGGCATCGAGGCCGCCGTACACGAGTCCCACGCCACGACCGCCGACGGCATCGGCGGCGCCCTGAGTGTCGCCCCGAACGGCCGGGCCGCCCTCGGGCTGGTCGGAGTCGACCGGATCGGTGCCCCGATGAACGCCATCGTGCTGCAGAACCACAAGGGCCGGGTGATCACCGAGATCCGTCAGCCCATGCAGTTCAGCTGGCGCGCCGACCTGTACCGGCGGCTCTACGACCTCGCCCTGGACCAGGGCGTCGCGGTCCACCACGGCCACGAACTGGCCGACGTCCGGGAGAGCGGCACCGGCATCCGGGCCGTCTTCGCCGACGGGACCGTCAGCGAGGAGGCCGACATCCTGATCGGCGCGGACGGCCTGCGCTCCACCGTGCGCCGGCTGATCGACCCCCGAGCACCCCAGCCGCGCTACTCGGGGCTCCTCGGTTTCGGCGCCCGCGTCGACGGCGCCGGACGGCCGCCCACCGGCGACCGTATGTACATGTCCTTCGGGCGACGGGCCTTCTTCGGACACCAGTCCTTCGACGACGGCACCGGCGTCTGGTTCGCCAACCTTCCGCACCCCTATCTGACATGGACGCACGTGCGGCAGACCACGAACGAGGAGTGGCTGCGCCGGCTGGGCGAGGCCTTCGCCGACGACCGCGTGCCCGCGCTGGACCTGCTGCGGCGCACTCCGCCCCAGGACCTGGTCACGGCCGGACCCATGGAGGATCTCCCGCACGTCCCGCACTGGCATCGCGGCCGCATGGTGCTGGTCGGTGACTCCGCCCACGCCACGTCCCCCAGCTCCGGCCAGGGCGCCTCGCTCGCCGCGGAGAGTGCCGTGGAACTCGCCCGGGCGCTGCGGGACTTGCCGTACCCTCAGGCGTTCACTGCCTACGAGCGTGCCCGCCGCGCCCGGGTCGAACGCGTCATCGCCCAGGCCGCCCGCACCAACAGCGGTAAGGCCGCCGGGCCGGTGGGCCGGACGTTTCGGGACGCCCTCCTGCCGCTCTTCGCCCGCTTCGCCACCCCGGAGCGAATGGCCTGGCAGTACGACCACCGGATCAACTGGGAGGCTCCGATCGCCGCTTGA
- a CDS encoding PadR family transcriptional regulator: MRSSPLGLTVLSLLHLRPLHPYGIQRLIKQWGKDQVVNVSQRASLYRTIDRLLEAGLIAVRETSRDQQYPERTVYEVTEAGRAATREWLREMLVAPRAEYPEFPAALSFTMMLLPGEVEADLSARAAQVRARLAELAAAAEGARELALPRVTMLEDEYRRAVLTAELNWLDAVTAELRSGTLTWDFETLAALAEAAS; this comes from the coding sequence ATGCGCAGCTCCCCTCTCGGCCTCACCGTTCTCTCGCTCCTGCACCTGCGCCCGCTGCACCCGTACGGCATCCAGCGGCTCATCAAGCAGTGGGGGAAGGATCAGGTCGTCAACGTCAGCCAGCGGGCGAGCCTGTACCGGACCATCGACCGGCTGCTCGAAGCAGGCCTGATCGCGGTGCGCGAGACCAGCCGGGATCAGCAGTACCCGGAACGCACCGTCTACGAGGTGACGGAGGCGGGCCGTGCGGCGACGCGTGAGTGGTTGCGGGAGATGCTCGTGGCGCCGCGGGCGGAGTACCCCGAGTTCCCCGCCGCGCTCTCCTTCACCATGATGCTGTTGCCGGGGGAGGTGGAGGCCGACCTGTCCGCGCGCGCCGCCCAAGTACGGGCTCGGCTCGCCGAGTTGGCGGCCGCCGCCGAGGGCGCGCGAGAACTGGCGTTGCCCCGGGTCACCATGCTGGAGGACGAGTACCGGCGCGCCGTTCTGACCGCGGAGCTCAACTGGCTCGACGCGGTCACGGCGGAACTGCGCTCAGGCACTCTCACCTGGGACTTCGAAACCCTGGCGGCGCTCGCCGAAGCTGCGTCCTGA